A stretch of the Thiomicrorhabdus xiamenensis genome encodes the following:
- a CDS encoding SIMPL domain-containing protein (The SIMPL domain is named for its presence in mouse protein SIMPL (signalling molecule that associates with mouse pelle-like kinase). Bacterial member BP26, from Brucella, was shown to assemble into a channel-like structure, while YggE from E. coli has been associated with resistance to oxidative stress.), translating to MPTKQSRRSLFFTLSSFALFLCTLSMQPALAGDKEPSGHKIHFSITESENVDNDRVSITFSHVAQGATPQAVTEQINKRMKSAFAVLKRYPDIVAQTSQYNIYPVYQKQLISHWRGQQSLSIHFENRPQEMAVLDEIQPHLEYKSMQFSVSDTRRKAVLEQLTRKAIQTYRKRAQLIASEFASNEYQLLETHINTPNIPIARALYARAETAMASDMSAPSVAAGESKIQIQVSGNLLLKQ from the coding sequence ATGCCAACGAAACAGAGCCGCCGCAGTCTATTTTTCACGCTATCGAGTTTTGCGCTATTCCTGTGCACGCTGAGCATGCAGCCGGCGCTGGCCGGTGACAAGGAACCTTCCGGACACAAAATTCACTTTTCCATTACCGAAAGTGAAAACGTCGACAATGACCGAGTGTCGATCACCTTCAGCCATGTGGCACAGGGCGCCACGCCGCAAGCGGTTACGGAGCAGATCAACAAACGAATGAAATCTGCTTTCGCTGTTTTAAAACGCTATCCGGATATTGTCGCTCAGACATCGCAGTACAATATCTACCCGGTCTATCAGAAACAGTTAATCAGCCACTGGCGCGGTCAGCAGTCGTTAAGCATTCATTTCGAAAACCGTCCGCAGGAAATGGCCGTTCTTGATGAAATTCAGCCGCATCTGGAATATAAATCCATGCAATTCAGTGTATCCGACACCCGCCGTAAAGCGGTTCTCGAACAATTAACCCGAAAAGCGATTCAGACATACCGTAAACGCGCGCAGCTGATTGCATCCGAATTCGCCAGCAACGAATATCAGTTACTGGAAACCCACATCAACACGCCAAACATTCCGATTGCAAGAGCCCTTTATGCACGCGCCGAAACCGCTATGGCATCCGACATGAGTGCGCCCAGTGTTGCGGCCGGGGAAAGCAAGATCCAGATACAGGTTTCCGGCAATCTGCTACTCAAGCAATAA
- a CDS encoding MFS transporter, translating to MSIPEPNSMSPVERRAAFSIAGIFSTRMLGLFMIFPVFALFAEQEFQNITGTQIGIAIGIYGLTQALLQIPFGTLSDKFGRKPLIIVGMLIFMLGSVICALADSIEMMILGRALQGMGAVAAVLMASVADLVREQYRLRAMSIVGMTIGLSFTLSLVAGPLLSAWIGVRGIFWVIALLSLIGILLVIFALPKIENQAFQREAQTDMSQFSDILRHGQLLRLDLGVFVLHAILTAMFVVMPLTLRDSAGLQAVDHWHIYLPVMLLSFVLMVPFIIQAESKGRMKQVFVGAIAAITLMQLSFIGFEQSFWMLFVLLLIFFTAFNLLEASLPSLVVKLSPADKKGTASGVYSTSQFIGAAIGGALGGYFYQHYGYNGVFVLTSVLGMIWLLAAMTMEKPMPLSIASVPLGRVDESDVAGLEKALAAYDGIYEVVIRPDEQRAYFKIDRKQLNEVTLIEYIEQSSESLRNRESKELCEA from the coding sequence ATGTCTATTCCTGAACCGAATTCTATGAGTCCTGTCGAGCGCAGAGCGGCTTTTTCGATTGCTGGAATCTTTTCTACCCGCATGCTCGGCCTGTTTATGATTTTCCCGGTCTTTGCGCTTTTTGCCGAGCAGGAATTCCAGAATATTACCGGTACCCAGATCGGAATCGCCATCGGGATTTACGGCCTGACCCAGGCGCTGTTGCAGATTCCTTTTGGTACGCTTTCCGATAAGTTCGGGCGCAAACCGTTAATTATCGTCGGGATGCTGATTTTTATGCTCGGTTCGGTTATCTGTGCACTCGCCGACTCGATCGAAATGATGATTCTCGGCCGGGCTTTGCAGGGGATGGGGGCGGTGGCCGCGGTGCTGATGGCGTCGGTGGCCGATCTGGTGCGTGAGCAGTATCGTTTGCGCGCCATGTCGATTGTCGGTATGACGATCGGTCTCTCTTTCACCTTGTCTCTGGTCGCCGGTCCGCTGTTGAGCGCCTGGATCGGCGTTCGCGGTATTTTCTGGGTGATTGCACTGCTTTCCTTAATCGGAATTCTACTGGTGATTTTTGCCCTGCCGAAGATCGAAAATCAGGCGTTTCAACGTGAAGCACAGACCGATATGAGTCAGTTTTCGGACATATTGCGCCACGGCCAGTTGTTGCGTCTGGATCTTGGGGTTTTCGTCCTGCACGCAATCCTGACGGCGATGTTTGTGGTGATGCCGCTGACCTTGCGTGATTCCGCCGGATTGCAGGCGGTTGACCACTGGCATATCTATTTGCCGGTCATGCTTCTCTCATTTGTTCTGATGGTTCCGTTTATTATTCAGGCGGAAAGCAAGGGGCGCATGAAACAGGTATTTGTCGGTGCGATTGCAGCCATTACCCTGATGCAGTTGAGTTTTATCGGCTTTGAACAGAGCTTCTGGATGCTGTTTGTACTCTTGCTGATTTTCTTCACCGCGTTTAATCTGCTGGAGGCTTCACTGCCGTCGCTGGTGGTTAAATTATCGCCGGCGGACAAGAAAGGAACCGCCAGTGGCGTCTACTCGACCAGTCAGTTTATCGGTGCGGCAATCGGTGGTGCATTAGGGGGCTATTTTTATCAGCATTATGGTTATAATGGGGTCTTTGTTTTGACCAGCGTATTGGGTATGATTTGGCTTTTGGCGGCGATGACTATGGAGAAGCCGATGCCTTTAAGTATCGCTTCGGTTCCGTTGGGTCGCGTTGATGAGAGCGACGTTGCCGGACTGGAGAAAGCGCTGGCTGCTTACGACGGCATTTACGAAGTCGTCATCCGTCCCGACGAGCAGCGTGCTTATTTTAAAATCGACCGTAAGCAATTAAACGAAGTCACCCTGATCGAATATATTGAACAGAGTTCCGAATCCTTGAGAAACAGAGAGAGTAAAGAGTTATGCGAGGCGTAA
- the ssb gene encoding single-stranded DNA-binding protein: MRGVNKVILVGTLGQDPDVKYAANGNAIANLSVATSEEWNDKQTGQKQQKTEWHRVAIFGKLAEIAGQYLKKGSQVYLEGKLQTRKWQDQNGQDRYSTEVVISGFDGQMQMLGGRQSDSSFDNGGYGQQNQGGGFGGGAPMGGGMNANQGMGGQQAPQQSAPMGQQPQQNPMGGMNPGMGQNAGQQTPPPMGGNRPMQPQQAPAYAPNDFDDDDVPF, encoded by the coding sequence ATGCGAGGCGTAAACAAAGTCATCCTAGTTGGCACCCTTGGCCAAGATCCTGATGTTAAATATGCCGCCAATGGTAACGCCATTGCAAACTTAAGTGTTGCCACCAGTGAAGAGTGGAATGATAAACAGACTGGCCAGAAGCAGCAGAAAACGGAATGGCACCGCGTAGCGATTTTCGGAAAGCTGGCCGAGATTGCCGGACAGTATTTGAAAAAAGGCTCTCAAGTCTATCTTGAGGGGAAACTGCAGACGCGCAAGTGGCAGGATCAGAACGGTCAGGACCGTTACAGCACCGAAGTGGTTATCAGCGGGTTTGACGGTCAGATGCAGATGCTGGGCGGACGTCAGTCCGATTCGAGCTTCGATAACGGCGGTTATGGGCAGCAGAATCAAGGTGGCGGCTTTGGCGGCGGTGCGCCTATGGGCGGCGGTATGAACGCCAATCAAGGCATGGGCGGGCAACAGGCTCCGCAACAGTCGGCTCCTATGGGACAACAGCCTCAGCAAAACCCGATGGGCGGAATGAATCCGGGAATGGGACAGAACGCCGGTCAACAAACACCGCCTCCAATGGGCGGAAATCGTCCGATGCAGCCGCAGCAGGCTCCTGCTTATGCTCCAAACGATTTTGACGATGACGACGTTCCGTTTTAA
- the ispB gene encoding octaprenyl diphosphate synthase, whose protein sequence is MTLQQIRKLIADDIKAVDQLILDRLSSDVVLINQIGHYIINSGGKRLRPLLTLLSARACGYQGTDHHLMAAVIEFIHTSTLLHDDVVDESDTRRGNKTANEVWGNAASVLVGDFLYSRSFEMMVEPGIMRIMQVMSAATNVIAEGEVLQLLNVHDASTTEERYMEVIHRKTAKLFEAATQMGPILAEKPELEEAFIAYGRHLGAAFQLVDDALDYTADAEELGKNIGDDLAEGKPTLPLIYIMQKGTEEERELVRRAIESDGITLLHQVSDIIQNSGAIEYTYEIARQEAQTAQEALASLDDSELKQALLSLADLAVNRSH, encoded by the coding sequence ATGACTCTGCAACAAATTCGTAAACTCATTGCCGATGATATTAAAGCGGTTGATCAATTAATTCTGGATCGCCTTTCCTCGGACGTAGTCCTCATCAACCAGATCGGTCACTACATTATCAATAGCGGCGGCAAGCGCCTGCGCCCGTTATTGACCCTTCTGTCCGCCCGAGCCTGTGGTTATCAAGGAACCGATCACCACCTGATGGCAGCCGTAATCGAATTCATCCATACCTCGACACTGCTTCACGACGATGTGGTGGATGAGTCCGACACTCGACGCGGCAATAAAACCGCCAATGAAGTCTGGGGCAACGCCGCCAGCGTTCTGGTCGGCGATTTCCTCTATTCGCGTTCATTTGAAATGATGGTCGAGCCGGGAATTATGCGCATTATGCAGGTCATGTCGGCGGCCACGAACGTCATCGCGGAAGGCGAAGTGCTGCAACTGCTGAATGTGCATGATGCCAGCACAACCGAAGAACGCTATATGGAAGTCATTCACCGCAAAACCGCCAAGCTCTTCGAAGCGGCCACCCAGATGGGACCGATCCTGGCCGAAAAACCGGAACTGGAGGAAGCATTCATCGCCTATGGCCGTCATTTAGGCGCTGCTTTCCAGCTGGTTGACGACGCCTTGGACTACACGGCTGATGCCGAAGAACTGGGCAAAAACATCGGTGACGATCTGGCCGAAGGCAAGCCGACTTTGCCGCTGATCTATATTATGCAAAAGGGCACGGAAGAAGAACGCGAACTTGTGCGTCGCGCAATCGAGTCGGACGGCATCACCCTGCTGCACCAGGTGAGCGACATTATCCAGAACTCCGGCGCAATCGAATACACTTACGAAATTGCGCGCCAAGAAGCCCAGACCGCTCAAGAGGCACTGGCATCACTGGACGATAGCGAACTCAAACAAGCGCTGTTATCGCTAGCCGATCTGGCGGTAAACCGCAGTCATTAA
- the rplU gene encoding 50S ribosomal protein L21, translating into MYAVIKTGGKQYRVREGQILRIESLNAEAGDAIEFDEVLMVGEGADVKVGAPLVEGAKVAATVESNGRGKKVTIIKFRRRKNRSKTKQGHRQNYTEVKIGKISA; encoded by the coding sequence ATGTACGCAGTTATTAAAACCGGTGGTAAGCAGTATCGAGTTCGTGAAGGTCAAATCCTACGCATTGAATCTTTGAATGCAGAAGCAGGTGATGCGATTGAGTTTGACGAAGTATTGATGGTTGGTGAAGGTGCAGACGTTAAAGTTGGTGCGCCTCTAGTTGAAGGTGCTAAAGTTGCAGCGACTGTTGAATCAAACGGTCGTGGTAAAAAAGTAACCATCATCAAATTCCGTCGTCGTAAGAACCGCTCGAAAACTAAGCAAGGCCACCGTCAGAACTACACTGAAGTTAAAATCGGTAAAATCTCAGCTTAA
- the rpmA gene encoding 50S ribosomal protein L27, translated as MAHKKAAGSTKNGRDSNAKRLGVKAYGGEAVSAGSIIVRQRGTKFHAGDNVGRGKDDTLFAKADGKVAFVNKGKPVRTYVTVVAE; from the coding sequence ATGGCTCATAAAAAGGCAGCAGGTAGTACTAAAAACGGTCGCGATTCCAACGCCAAACGATTGGGTGTGAAAGCATACGGCGGTGAAGCTGTATCAGCTGGTAGCATCATCGTTCGTCAGCGTGGTACTAAATTCCACGCGGGTGACAATGTTGGTCGCGGTAAGGATGACACTTTATTTGCAAAAGCGGACGGTAAAGTTGCTTTCGTAAACAAAGGTAAGCCAGTACGTACTTACGTAACAGTCGTTGCTGAATAA
- the cgtA gene encoding Obg family GTPase CgtA, with the protein MQFVDEATIFVQAGRGGNGIVSFRREKYIPFGGPNGGDGGDGGDVILKADRNLNTLVDFRYTKSFKAQNGQSGMGQQKTGSAGDDLVIPVPVGTVVYDVDADQVIGDLTEHEQTLMVAQGGRHGLGNVHFKSSKNRTPRQCTPGEDGEDRNLRLELKVLADVGLLGLPNAGKSSLISSVSAARPKVANYPFTTLYPNLGVVSISPETSFVIADIPGLIEGAAEGAGLGIQFLKHLSRTGLLLHVVDIAPMDDSDPVESIRVIQQELEKYSDELLDKERWLVLNKIDLLLDEEVDEIAERILKETQWQGPVYRISAVERKGTQELMNAIAQQLHENRLQAQEEEAAEQARAQRAPVEEDFDF; encoded by the coding sequence ATGCAGTTTGTTGATGAAGCAACCATCTTTGTACAGGCCGGTCGCGGAGGGAACGGTATTGTCAGTTTCCGCCGTGAGAAATACATTCCTTTTGGTGGCCCGAACGGCGGCGACGGCGGCGACGGCGGTGATGTCATTCTAAAAGCCGACCGAAACCTGAATACGCTGGTGGATTTCCGTTATACCAAAAGCTTTAAAGCGCAAAATGGCCAATCCGGTATGGGGCAGCAGAAAACCGGTTCTGCCGGAGACGATCTGGTGATTCCGGTACCGGTCGGTACGGTGGTTTATGATGTCGATGCCGATCAGGTTATCGGCGATCTGACCGAGCACGAGCAGACTCTGATGGTCGCTCAAGGCGGTCGTCACGGTCTTGGTAACGTGCATTTCAAAAGTTCGAAAAACCGTACGCCGCGCCAGTGTACGCCGGGTGAAGACGGCGAAGACCGCAATTTGCGTCTGGAACTGAAAGTTCTGGCGGATGTCGGTCTGCTCGGTTTGCCGAATGCGGGGAAATCGAGCCTGATTTCCTCCGTGTCAGCAGCGCGACCTAAGGTCGCCAACTATCCGTTTACTACGCTTTATCCGAATTTGGGCGTTGTTTCGATTTCACCGGAAACCAGCTTCGTTATCGCCGATATTCCTGGATTGATCGAAGGCGCGGCGGAAGGTGCCGGTCTGGGAATTCAGTTCCTGAAGCATCTTTCGCGTACCGGTCTGCTGCTGCATGTGGTCGATATTGCACCGATGGATGATTCCGATCCGGTGGAAAGCATTCGCGTGATTCAGCAGGAGCTGGAGAAATATTCCGACGAGTTGCTGGATAAAGAGCGCTGGCTGGTTCTGAATAAAATCGATCTGCTTCTGGATGAGGAGGTGGATGAGATCGCCGAGCGTATTCTTAAAGAAACGCAATGGCAGGGGCCTGTCTATCGTATTTCGGCAGTAGAGCGTAAAGGGACTCAAGAGCTGATGAACGCGATTGCCCAACAGCTGCATGAAAACCGCTTGCAGGCTCAGGAAGAGGAAGCGGCGGAACAGGCTCGGGCGCAGAGAGCGCCGGTGGAAGAAGATTTCGATTTCTAA
- the proB gene encoding glutamate 5-kinase, producing MRREDLQNTQRWVVKIGSALLTNDGKGLNKEALAHWIEQIVALKRNGKEVVIVSSGSVAEGMQRLGWTTRPEALHDLQAAAAVGQMGLIQAYESKFARYGIQTAQILMTHDDLSNRKRYLNVRSTIRALLEYGVVPIINENDTVVTDEIRFGDNDTLGALTANLISADVLVILTDQKGLYNDNPRTNPDAELISEAKVSRKDIEAMASPEGGALGKGGMYTKVMAAKRAARSGTLTLIASGREENILVKLASGVECGTLLIPDVEPMTARQQWLAGHLQAKGRLILDAGAVQVLKNSGKSLLPIGVKAQSGSFQRGEMVICVDESGKEIARGLVNYPANESIKILGQPSHQIASILGYMEDESLVHRDNLVLSE from the coding sequence ATGCGTCGCGAAGATTTGCAGAATACCCAGCGCTGGGTCGTTAAGATCGGCAGTGCGCTTTTAACCAATGACGGTAAGGGGCTTAATAAGGAGGCTCTGGCGCATTGGATTGAACAGATAGTCGCCTTGAAGCGAAACGGCAAGGAAGTGGTGATTGTCTCTTCCGGCTCGGTTGCCGAGGGGATGCAGCGTTTAGGCTGGACAACCCGGCCTGAAGCTTTGCATGATCTTCAGGCGGCGGCGGCCGTCGGTCAGATGGGATTGATTCAGGCGTATGAATCCAAATTTGCGCGCTACGGAATTCAAACGGCGCAGATTCTGATGACGCACGACGATCTCTCGAATCGTAAGCGTTATCTGAATGTGCGCAGTACCATCCGTGCTTTATTGGAATATGGCGTGGTGCCGATTATCAATGAAAACGATACGGTCGTGACGGACGAGATTCGCTTCGGCGATAACGATACGCTTGGTGCTTTGACTGCGAACCTTATCTCTGCCGATGTTCTGGTGATTCTGACTGATCAGAAAGGGCTTTATAACGATAATCCTCGTACCAATCCGGATGCCGAACTGATTTCAGAGGCGAAAGTCAGTCGTAAAGATATTGAAGCGATGGCTTCTCCTGAAGGGGGCGCACTCGGTAAGGGCGGTATGTATACCAAGGTAATGGCCGCCAAGCGCGCGGCGCGCTCGGGGACCTTGACCTTGATTGCTTCCGGTCGGGAGGAAAATATCTTGGTTAAGCTGGCTTCCGGTGTGGAGTGCGGCACTTTGCTGATTCCGGATGTCGAGCCGATGACGGCGCGCCAGCAATGGCTGGCCGGGCATTTGCAGGCAAAAGGGCGTCTGATTCTGGATGCCGGAGCGGTGCAGGTTCTGAAAAACTCCGGTAAAAGTCTGTTGCCGATCGGTGTTAAGGCGCAGAGCGGCAGTTTCCAGCGCGGTGAAATGGTGATCTGTGTCGATGAATCCGGTAAAGAGATTGCCCGCGGTCTAGTGAACTATCCGGCCAATGAGTCGATTAAAATTCTCGGCCAGCCGAGCCATCAGATCGCCTCGATTCTAGGGTATATGGAAGACGAGTCGCTGGTACACCGGGATAACCTGGTGTTGAGTGAATAA